One Argentina anserina chromosome 6, drPotAnse1.1, whole genome shotgun sequence genomic window, TTTCGCTAATTCAATCATTCTCTGAATACAAATTTGAGCCCAAATGTTTGGTGTCTCTGTCTCTTCTCTACACAAATAAACCAAAACTATAAAAAGCGGAATATGATGGAAAAGCATAGAAATTACAATTTCTTTAACTGAAATACTTGTGAGAGTTTCAAGAATTTCAATAATTCCTACCTTGTAAGAACAGAAGGATCTTTTTTTTCTGGCCGTGGCCTGATGGCCTTACAACTAGGGCTAGAACTCCCAACTCTGCCTTCACTTCTTACTACTTCATCCACCCAATTATGATGCGACTCTGCTCcctcatcatcttcattatgGGTATCAGGCTGATAGTTATCCAAAGTGGCATGTACAATCTGCAttcacaagaaaattaaaagtaaGGAATtgtcaatatatatgaaagaagCAGTGGCTCCCTTGATATCTAATGCAGTCAACAGGGTGTAAACTTATCTGCACATAGTAGTGAAAAACCAATAATGGAAGTCAAAAGAATTAACctcatcaaaatcaacaaatatatatgaaacttcAGTCATGAATTGGACCTGCCAAGGGAGGAATTTATCAAACATATTAGATCTAAAGGTAATGTTCATACTGAAATGGTCTACATGAAATTTCAAGAAGTCGGATTATATAATTACCATGGCTGAGAGGCACTGCAAACTTGATGCTCTCAAGCAGCGTTTTTGATGGTCGTCACCTTTCTCATGAGCCAGCGCACATACTTTATGAACCAAACTCTCAATGTTGTGTGTGTAAGTTCCATCTGCCTGTTAtagcaaaacaaaagagaCCACATTTGACAATTAGAAAAGTAAAGAGATCACATTTGACAATTAGAAAAGTTATAGTGTATTTACTTTGTACACGAAAATGAAAACAACCTCCAGTCATATACTTCATTCATCCACTTACAGAATAAGAAATGCCACAAGTAGGATTAACAGTTTATTTCCAAAAGTGAAATTGATATGTAAGATATGTCCTCTCTGTTCTAATAGCCAGTTTGGGAGGAATTTTTCCCAGTCTCATGCATTTTTTTCAGCAGAATTTTCGATCCTATATGTAtcaggatttttttttctcaaccaAACCATGTAAAATATGCAAGACCTATTTCAATGGGACTTAAAGTAATGCCATGTCAAGATTGTCGGATATAGTTACGCATTGTTAGAATATATCGAAAGCTGGAGCGATCCTTCTTATGGTATCtaaaagaaattcaaatcTTCCTCCAGATTTATGTAATTAAACCATAGATTCTGTTGCTGGGGCGAGCattaataaatttattagaCAGATGACATCCTATCTTTCTGCTATGTGTTAATGCCTAATAGTACTTGAAACATACCTGAGTGTAAATGAACCTCGACAGAGTTTGGCATCCAATTATACGAAGAGCATCTTGCTTAGAGTTGTCCAGAAGCTCGCTGACCACATTTAGCACACTCCCAGCAAAATAAGCCCTAATAATGCAAATGTAGAGTCAGGTGTGAGTTTAAATTTTCATACCAAACAAAACCTAGCTCATATAAACCTTTAGGCCCTCCAGAAACAAATCACCAAGAAAATTCCAAGAGAAATTACATTGTTACGGAAAGGAAAAAGGAAACAAGTCGCACTTACATCTGGTTCTTACAGAGACAAAGTAGCTTGTTGTAAGCCTCTGCAACGATATTGATAAATTTTACATGCTCCAGACGTAGCTCTTTGTAACACCTATCTTCAAGATGTTTGGCAATCTGTGAGAATGATAAGATACATCTCATCAGCAGGACATCAATTTACAATAAGCTCACATTTACTGACTAAACCCGTAAAGAAATGGCAGAAAAGAGTTCATACCTTTGGGATTCTAAAAGGATTCTTTGCAGCATATTCGCATAACTTGACAATCTTTCGTTCATTGGGAGGGTCATCCTACAAAGTATTACGGCACCTTGAACTTCAGTATTCCAGTAATTGATAAGAGAATTATAAATGATACACAAATGTATTATACAGAAATGTAAGTGAGTGACTTCTTAAAGAGCATGCTCATCAAAAGAATATCACAACTTACATATTTTATATTAACTTAGTTCTCAGATCAAAAACTTGTAAACCATACAGATATAGTGACAGCGTTTCAATTAGGAAATATCTCTTTCAATTAAGCATCCTAGCCAAGTTCATATtaataaacatagagagataACCTCCGACCAAAAAACGAACAGATAATCAATTTGAAAGGCAAGTTTCAGTTTTGCTGGTACTATCACATTGCAAGACAAGTAACATAAGGGAAAGGATATCATAATTTTCTCCCTGCAGGATATCATAATTTTCTCCCCGCAGGCAGTGCCTGGCTCAACACCCCTACACATTACATGATCAAGTGATCTATCTACCAACTAATCAACTACTGCTTCAATATCAGACAAGTAGCGCAAGCAAAAGTTCAACAGGAACACTAGATCGAGGGCCAACTATAACACATCGGCAGACATTATGGCTTAAAAGCATAGGTTATAGACAACATTATACTCACAGGAGACTTGGGAAAGATTTCTGCGAGCAGCTTTTTGTATCGCTTAACAGGTTGTCGAGATCTTGACCTCATAGCAGGGCAGCATACACACATGTTCCCACATGCTGGGAAAATCTTCCTGGAGATGATGCCCATTTCCTATAGAATGAAGAGAACACTACATCAGAAGAGACATTCAAGAAAGAGGGGCAGTTCAATCAGCTCAACATGAATGCAGTGTACCAAGATAACGCACCAAATCACAGAGATCATTCCAACAGAAACCCCCCATCAGTAAAGAAACACCACAATCTAATAGCCTCAAGTACACTTACTATTGAAAGAAATTATATACACATATTTCCAAGTACAATATGAAAACACAAAAGGAAGAATCAGGCCGGTAGCAAACAAGAAAGGAGTACATACAGAGAAAGTTATAATCTTTAATACCATAATACGCTAATATCTTCAAGTACAATGAAAAAACAGAAAAGGAAGAACACCCAACAAGAGAAaccaagaaagaaagaggTGCATAAAGAAAAGTTCAAATCTTTAACAAAtaagaagaacataaaaaaccAAATGAGGCAGGCATTGTTGAAAGGCATAAAAGAAAACTCACCCAGAAACCCAAAGAAACATACCAAATGAACAATACTAACAACAGAAATCTATGACAGACCAAGATAGATAAATGTGGAACCTTTTGGGGTATAatagagaagaaagaagaaccCAGAAAATTTACCTTGTTCTTGGGACAGAGACAGATCTGGGGAGTGTGAAAGCTTTGACAGTTTAACCTCCAAGGGAGTTTAAAGTTTGAAAACCAAGAAGAGGAACATGGGAGTTGGGGAAATCTATCAGAGAAAGGCAGAAGAAACAAGAGAGAAATGGCGCGTGGATTAGGACAGAGTGAGAGAAAGGAGAGACTGTTTGAGCTCTTTTTTCACGTGATGGGGTTGTcagtttgtatttctttttaattggatTTACCTGAAAAAAGTGAACTGCTTGTTGGTCTTGTCAGAACGTGGAAGACTACAAAAAACTatttaatttttcttgaaGGTTTTGAAGTGGATTGCCTTGCTATTCTAGCGGAGGTTTTCTCTCCACCCAAGTGAAGGTTCACCCTCAAATGCAATTCCCAACTGCTTCATCcaataaccaaaaaaaaaaaaaactgcttCATTCAAACTCCAGATCCTCCGGCTGTCGTCGTCGTCGACCCCTTTGACGCCACCCCTTCTGAGAAAGAAGGACAAAGATGAAAAATATCAAAGCTCACCTTAAATTTCACCAAAATCCAACTTTTGTGTTTGATTTTTTGACCTATCTTGTATTCTAAAgaaattgaattgaacttaAATGGACAAACACTAATGCAAAAACTGATTGAAATAAGTGGCTGAAGGTATGCCACGTACGCGGGTTAACCTCATAAGGGTGTTGGGGAAGAATTTTCGCTATTCTAGCAGGGGGTAGagatttcttcattttttgtatttttatggGGGGAGCAAGACTACCTTGTATAGATTTTGGCAGATGGTGTTTGCCTTTAATTTGAACTCCTCAGTCCAGAAGACCTTTATTTTGAACTCAAATTTGTGCACCACTTGAATTATTGTAAGTTTGTAACCCTTCTAAAAAAACTCAACCTTTTATGTATCATAGTCAATACCCGGTAATGTGATCATGTTTTAAACAAGAGAATCGTAATGTGATACACTTGATGGATAACCGTTTAGTTTTCATTTATACATACATTATTGTCATATGTGATAACTAACCGATatcataaatatgaataaGTGCTTAATTAGATATGAAATAATAGATATGAGAGTTATGTTTGAAAAGACAAATAAAAACGTATTTCACTAAAAAGAAGAGACAAAAACTCAATGGAGTTAATATAGTAGAAAAAATGTTAGGCTACAAATTGGACGAATGTTGCATAGATACTCTGGTAATAAGAAGTGTATGGTTCGAACCCCACCTTGTGAAAAACATTCATTTAGAAGGGTTCATGCACTCGATCACCATTTTTTTAACAAGAAGGAGAAAGAGACATAAACAATCAACTGCAAAGCTAATTAAACAAGATACTTATCTCAATAAAAATTCACCAACCAATTAGATAGATAGGATggtgaaaaataaattatgcTTCTTGTCACATAATGCAAATTTAAAAGAAGCTTTATGTTATGAGGTGATCGATTAACTGAATTTGACCCACATACACTACACTATTCTTCTTCATATTTGGAATAGACATACACTACATCATTCCAAAACTGCATCAATCATACTGTATGCAAAATGGGacataaatacataaacaaGCTTCCAGAAAACAGAAGATGAGATTCTTATCCCAAGTTATTCTTATTAGGCGGAGCCATAGATTATGAATGAGAGACGTCATCACAAagtataatttaaaaaaaaaatcttaggGTATTTCACTAAACAAAACTTCATATGGTTCGTCGGAGTTTACAATACCtgtattgaaaatttgaggCGAAAACTATTGACGAATACTGCCTTGATATGTTTGGCGAATGCTGTAATTGTAGCAACCCAAACCCTAAAATATCTAAATTGCTGTAATTGTGGTTGTAATAATTACAAATTAAGTTTATGACTATGCCTCTCGTAGATGTATAATTTGTATTAAACCTCATTCTTAGATTATAACGATGACTTTTCACACGTATATAAGTTAAACAGAGACTCCCATACTGATAATCACAGAGCACCAAGAGGAGTGCAAACGAAGCGAGGAATCTCACACTTAATCGAGTTTACACTTGTGGGAATTAGGGACTAGGGAATTATAATATGAACCATCTTTCCCAATAATCTACTTTGTTCTTATTTTATGCAGATGTTGGGTCAAGAGGATCATTTCGACTTCTAAACTAAACTATGCTTTTTCTTCATAATCCATGCTTGGAAGATAGCCTTTGTTTAACTACTCTCTTGACTGAGGTAGGCTCTGCTGCTTCAAAGGCTGTGCATGCACCATAGCTCGCCAATCACATTTTACAACTCTTGTTGTGACTTCATGGTATTTGAATTTATGTTACCTATGATTGGAATGTACATATGATGTAGGACGAGATTTCGTCCATATATCTCACTATACCTCACATCCGAGGCCAAAAGTGTAGCTTTCATTATGGAGATGGTAGACAAGAGTTTTGTAATGATTTAGGTAGTGAAGCTCTGGGTTTAGATCACAACCAATTAGCCATCAACGAAGAATTTGCTGAAAGTTTTTAGTGTAATAAGTCATCAACAAGTCCAATTGTTTAAGCTATTAGATTTTTGTGTTTGGAATACTAAATTCCTAGAAGACTTTCGAATTAGATAACTTATTCTAAACATGTCAAATTTTTAAGGAGTCATAGGAGACCCCATGTTGATGGTTACTGGAAACAACTCACCATGCATAAATGTGCCATGTAAACATGGAGGCCAATGAAGGCAATGATATGTAGGTCATGAAGAAAAACAGGTCATAAATCTTGGCCTTCATTAATTTGGACCCCCCATTTGACTATGATTGAAAATTAGCTAGGCACATTGAATTGCAATGATCATATCATTCATATGCCAACAAGTTTCAACTTCCGCCATAGCTAACTTTCAAGTTAAACAAGAACACTACGGATTGCTCACTATGCGCCTGTGTATACAATCACAGGTCAAACGGCCTCAAAGAAAGACTTACTACATGTACCACTCTAAATACGCATACTTGCAATCACAACAGAGAACTCCCTGCGGGAGCATTACTAAATTTCACTAATTCAATTTACAGTACAGGTAGAGTGAAGGCAAAAACTTGTTGGGTCAAGTTATCTGTTTCATAATGCATACGATCATCGCATAAGGCAGTACCTTGCACGTAGGTTGTCAAGCTTTTCAGCAAACTCAATGGGGGTTGCCTCATTGTAAAACACTTCATCCCATATCTTAGCAAGATCTGTTACAGGGTGATTGGTGTTAGTATGATGAAATATCTGATCTACTTCATCAAATGCAACAAAGAGAAAGTACGCTTACCAGCCTTCTCGTTAGATGAAAGAAACATGATAAGTGTGTCAAATCTAGGAACCTTAGTTAAGTTCTCCAAAATACTGACCGCCAAATCCATTTCGTCACTACCAAAGGTATAAACCAAAGGTGCTCGTCAGCCTTTCATCGAGCACATCAAGGAAAACGTACAGAAGATAAGCATTACTTACGTAAAAAAGGTTGTCATACACTTGAGAATATCAACTAGTATGTGAACAGTTAAAGCATTTTTGAATATCTGCGGCAGTGCACTGGGAGATATACCCTAtatcagaaaaccaaaaaaattacAACACGAAATGAGGTATATAACACAGTTGAAAGTTAGAAGGGTTCTGATTTTCTATGCAAATGCAACTCTGCAAGTTCTACTATCTTTCTCCAAAATGGACATCTGAACATTCTTAATGAATAGAACAAAGAAGCAATCTCTTTCAAGGTCCCCTAGAATGAACAAGCCAGATTGGCAAACGCAGACTGACAAAGGTGACCACTGGTGTGCCTTAAGTTTAGCTAACTCTGAACATTGTTAGCGTGAATGAAACAAAGGCAACCTCTTTCAAGGGCCCTTAGAATGAACAAGCCAGATTGGCcgactgaacaaggtgaccactGGTATCTTAGATTTAGCTAACCACTCAGAAGGGCCAATAAATAAAACCTGCAGAATCTTTGCCATTCATGCAGAGATATCATAGCCACAAGGATTAAAGTTAGGAACAACAATGCAAACCTTCAACAATTTAGCTTGGAGAACGCGATCTCCAGAGAGTCCTCTCCAAGAAGCCTCAAATTGATAAGCTGAAGTCGGTGGTGTAATGTTTTCTGCTGCTAGAGCCTTGGCTCGTGAAGCAGCTCGAAAAGCAAGCTCTTGTACTGATGCCTTTGATGATTGCTTTCCACTTGTGTTCATTTTCTACAAAATAATCATAGTTAGACTACCAAGAGACTAAAACACATATACGCTATAAATAAGAAAGTCGCCTATATGAGCATACAACACATGTCCAATAAAAACCATAAAAGAATAATGCAACTAAGTAAGGCTTCATAAACTAAGTGAAATTTACATATTGAACCCAGGCCAAGTAGGCACTAAATACCTTAGTGTGATCTTCTTCAACTGCAGTCATTTCTGTGCTCTGAGTACAACTAGAAACAGGTTGGATGCTGTTTTCATTCACTTTGGTATTCAGCTTTCCTGCTCTCTTTTCTTCAGAATTTTTTAGTGCTCCAGATACCTTCTGAAGAATTCCCTGCGAACAAACCATTGAGAGACTCCATTTA contains:
- the LOC126799047 gene encoding uncharacterized protein LOC126799047 isoform X3 gives rise to the protein MARAPSKHGRDQALDWELSLKDKDKKMKPQQPNKDALKSRDFGTSSFSTNYDPMNTVSSSFNSDDALPDAASEKDLGNEYFKQKKFKEAIDCYSRSIALSPTSVAYANRAMSYIKIKRFQEADNDCTEALNLDDRYIKAYSRRATARKELGKLKESVEDAEFALRLEPHNQEIKKQYAEAKSLYEKGILQKVSGALKNSEEKRAGKLNTKVNENSIQPVSSCTQSTEMTAVEEDHTKKMNTSGKQSSKASVQELAFRAASRAKALAAENITPPTSAYQFEASWRGLSGDRVLQAKLLKGISPSALPQIFKNALTVHILVDILKCMTTFFTDEMDLAVSILENLTKVPRFDTLIMFLSSNEKADLAKIWDEVFYNEATPIEFAEKLDNLRARYCLMR
- the LOC126799047 gene encoding uncharacterized protein LOC126799047 isoform X1, whose product is MARAPSKHGRDQALDFQGFLSDLQDWELSLKDKDKKMKPQQPNKDALKSRDFGTSSFSTNYDPMNTVSSSFNSDDALPDAASEKDLGNEYFKQKKFKEAIDCYSRSIALSPTSVAYANRAMSYIKIKRFQEADNDCTEALNLDDRYIKAYSRRATARKELGKLKESVEDAEFALRLEPHNQEIKKQYAEAKSLYEKGILQKVSGALKNSEEKRAGKLNTKVNENSIQPVSSCTQSTEMTAVEEDHTKKMNTSGKQSSKASVQELAFRAASRAKALAAENITPPTSAYQFEASWRGLSGDRVLQAKLLKGISPSALPQIFKNALTVHILVDILKCMTTFFTDEMDLAVSILENLTKVPRFDTLIMFLSSNEKADLAKIWDEVFYNEATPIEFAEKLDNLRARYCLMR
- the LOC126799047 gene encoding uncharacterized protein LOC126799047 isoform X2, translating into MARAPSKHGRDQALGFLSDLQDWELSLKDKDKKMKPQQPNKDALKSRDFGTSSFSTNYDPMNTVSSSFNSDDALPDAASEKDLGNEYFKQKKFKEAIDCYSRSIALSPTSVAYANRAMSYIKIKRFQEADNDCTEALNLDDRYIKAYSRRATARKELGKLKESVEDAEFALRLEPHNQEIKKQYAEAKSLYEKGILQKVSGALKNSEEKRAGKLNTKVNENSIQPVSSCTQSTEMTAVEEDHTKKMNTSGKQSSKASVQELAFRAASRAKALAAENITPPTSAYQFEASWRGLSGDRVLQAKLLKGISPSALPQIFKNALTVHILVDILKCMTTFFTDEMDLAVSILENLTKVPRFDTLIMFLSSNEKADLAKIWDEVFYNEATPIEFAEKLDNLRARYCLMR